AAGATGTGGGTAGATATTCGATTCCCAACATGCCAAAACAACAGAGTTATAGAACTGTTTACTTGAGAAACTACCTTTACTTTAGTTTCATCAATGAGTTTTGTTAATTCATGTAATAATTCCGAACTATCATTTTTATCTACTAACATCGTAACTATCTTTCTGTTTCATTTATCATCGTAAAGATAATTATTTTTTAGATAAAACTGAATTACTAAAATCTCGCTTTAGGCAGGAACATAATTTTCTTCCACATAGAGTACAACTAATGAATAAATATTATCAATTAACACTTTGTTTCAACATTCAAATACAATTTTTAAGTATTTGTTTTTCAATATATAACACTTGTGGAATTATTAATTCTTTTTCATCATTTGTAATAACAAAGTCAGATTTTTTAATTCTTTCTTCATCATTTATTTGATTATTCATCCTGTTTATAACATCCTGTTTTTTAACTCCGTCTCTTTTAATTATTCGTTTTATTCTTATATTAACAGGTGCAATAACAGAAATAATGATATCAAGATTTTTATATGTTCCGGTTTCAATTAATATAGCAGCCTCTTTAATCGTATATTTTGAATCTTTGTGGATTTTTATCCATTGTATATATTCCTGATTAACAACAGGATGTACAATTGAATTAACTTTTTTTAATGCTGATTTATTTTTGAAAATAATTTTTGAAAGCTCTTTTTTTATAAGCTGTCCATCA
This region of Bacteroidales bacterium genomic DNA includes:
- a CDS encoding dephospho-CoA kinase; this encodes MIKVGITGGIGSGKTIVCQIFKKLGVPVFDADSVAKNLLNTNSVIKDKLISVFGNNIYNNDGQLIKKELSKIIFKNKSALKKVNSIVHPVVNQEYIQWIKIHKDSKYTIKEAAILIETGTYKNLDIIISVIAPVNIRIKRIIKRDGVKKQDVINRMNNQINDEERIKKSDFVITNDEKELIIPQVLYIEKQILKNCI